One Solanum lycopersicum chromosome 2, SLM_r2.1 genomic region harbors:
- the LOC101263862 gene encoding loganic acid O-methyltransferase, whose translation MDSQKIHMNGGDGPNSYANNSEYQKQLVGYSKKLMAELIEQELDVGIINSVCSLFCVADFGCSVGGNTYLAVQNIIKAVENKYKSSELDQENPQLQVPEFLVFFNDLVQNDFNTLFNYIHGNKPNYFTTGIPGSFYGRIFPKAFLHFAHSSMSLLYLSRIPEEVLDRNSAAWNKGRIHYSSSGAAKEVEAAYADQFRKDIQAFLDARAQELVPGGLMTIITLTILDGVLPSDSPMAINFTILGSCLQDMANMGIMSEEKLDSFNLPYYYTSPMEFETLIKTHGCFDIIRFEKLPTPLRQVVIDVQTAVLSVRVVTEQLFQQHFGNDITEELFQRYTEKLDSHPLLKDDKYRTDASYFVFLKRKAETSERES comes from the exons ATGGATAGTCAGAAAATTCACATGAATGGAGGTGATGGCCCTAACAGCTATGCTAACAATTCTGAATACCAG aAACAGTTGGTGGGATATTCAAAGAAATTAATGGCGGAGTTGATTGAGCAGGAGCTTGATGTGGGAATAATAAACTCTGTTTGTAGCCTATTTTGTGTAGCAGATTTTGGATGCTCTGTAGGGGGAAACACTTATCTTGCAGttcaaaatatcattaaagCTGTAGAAAATAAGTATAAATCAAGTGAGCTAGACCAAGAGAACCCTCAATTGCAAGTACCAGAATTCCTTGTGTTCTTTAATGATTTAGTCCAGAACGATTTCAATACTCTATTTAATTACATCCATGGCAACAAACCCAACTACTTCACTACAGGAATCCCag GTTCTTTCTATGGACGAATATTTCCAAAGGCGTTCCTACACTTTGCCCACAGCTCGATGTCACTTCTGTATCTGTCAAGAATTCCAGAGGAAGTGTTAGACAGAAACTCAGCAGCATGGAACAAAGGAAGAATTCATTACAGTAGCAGTGGAGCAGCAAAAGAAGTAGAGGCAGCATATGCAGATCAGTTCAGAAAAGATATACAAGCCTTTTTGGATGCAAGGGCTCAAGAGCTTGTTCCTGGAGGATTAATGACCATCATTACTCTTACTATTCTTGATGGAGTGCTTCCTTCTGACTCTCCCATGGCCATCAATTTCACCATTCTTGGATCCTGCCTACAGGATATGGCCAACATG GGTATTATGTCTGAAGAAAAGTTGGATTCGTTCAACCTTCCATACTATTATACATCTCCTATGGAGTTCGAAACACTGATAAAGACACATGGATGCTTTGATATTATAAGGTTTGAGAAGCTGCCAACTCCCCTGAGACAAGTTGTAATTGATGTCCAAACTGCAGTGTTATCTGTGCGAGTAGTAACAGAGCAACTATTTCAGCAACACTTTGGGAATGACATCACTGAGGAATTGTTTCAACGTTACACTGAAAAATTAGACTCGCATCCACttttaaaagatgataaatatcGCACAGATGCCAGCTACTTTGTCTTTCTCAAGCGTAAAGCCGAAACATCCGAACGAGAGTCCTAG
- the LOC101249145 gene encoding serine/threonine-protein kinase 12-like isoform X2, whose translation MEISTILMRHKDSSCGHFDMQMIGTFLSFASRGDRVGLNQMLRRGISPNVQDYDKRTALHLAASEGHASIVELLLAYKADVNLKDRWRRTPLTDAKLYGHRDICRILEVCGGKDSNSDHPLHSSIIEQGLFGESEKVKWRGTWVVKTVIKRVFSAKVNTLLRELRHPNILQFLGSIVHGDEMILITEYLPKGNMQDILRKRLDPPTALRYALDIARGMNYLHRHKPLPIVHNNLHLKNLLLDECGHLKIGEYWVQILDNQIYANQDCCQTNNGCNLISHLCHDISKDIYSFGLIFYQMLEGRQMSDRSSDSMHIKSVDLEKKMYTGRYPSRILQLIEDCTSTVTSTRPSFATVIEILEEVSLLSRKTGCPPCNKSKSPK comes from the exons ATGGAGATCAGTACAATATTGATGCGGCATAAAGATTCTTCATGTGGGCATTTTGACATGCAGATGATAGGCACTTTCTTGAGTTTCGCATCAAGGGGTGACAGAGTTGGTCTAAATCAGATGTTGAGGCGGGGAATTTCACCCAATGTGCAGGACTATGACAAAAGAACTGCTCTACATCTTGCTGCTAGCGAAGGACACGCCTCCATTGTTGAACTTCTTTTGGCTTACAAGGCTGATGTTAATCTCAAAGATAGATGGCGCCGGACT CCCTTAACAGATGCAAAGTTGTACGGGCACCGTGATATATGCAGGATCCTTGAGGTCTGTGGTGGCAAGGATTCCAACAGTGATCATCCTTTG CATTCATCAATAATTGAGCAG GGCTTATTTGGGGAGTCTGAAAAGGTCAAATGGCGTGGAACATGGGTGGTTAAAACAGTAATCAAAAG GGTTTTTTCTGCTAAGGTTAATACTTTACTGAGAGAACTTCGACATCCAAATATTTTACAGTTTCTTGGATCAATTGTACATGGTGATGAAATGATCTTGATCACAGAGTATTTGCCGAAA GGAAACATGCAAGATATTTTGAGAAAGCGTCTTGACCCCCCAACTGCATTGCGCTATGCACTTGACATAGCTAG GGGAATGAACTACCTCCATCGGCACAAGCCCTTGCCTATTGTTCACAATAACTTGCATCTGAA GAACTTGTTACTAGATGAATGTGGGCACTTAAAGATTGGTGAATATTGGGTTCAAATATTGGATAATCAGATATATGCAAATCAAGACTGTT GTCAAACAAACAACGGATGTAACTTAATCAGCCATTTGTGTCATGACATTAGCAAAGATATTTATTCATTTGGCCTCATCTTTTACCAG ATGCTGGAAGGAAGACAAATGAGTGACAGGAGTTCTGACTCCATGCATATAAAGTCTGTAGATTTGGAGAAAAAGATGTATACAGGTCGATACCCGAGTAGAATTCTTCA GTTAATAGAGGACTGCACAAGTACAGTTACTTCTACAAGGCCATCATTTGCTACAGTGATAGAAATCCTAGAAGAAGTCTCTTTACTATCAAGAAAAACAGGTTGCCCGCCGTGTAATAAAAGCAAAAGCCCCAAgtaa
- the LOC101249145 gene encoding serine/threonine-protein kinase 12-like isoform X1 → MEISTILMRHKDSSCGHFDMQMIGTFLSFASRGDRVGLNQMLRRGISPNVQDYDKRTALHLAASEGHASIVELLLAYKADVNLKDRWRRTPLTDAKLYGHRDICRILEVCGGKDSNSDHPLTVRHEEDSVEVNIDISELNLQHSSIIEQGLFGESEKVKWRGTWVVKTVIKRVFSAKVNTLLRELRHPNILQFLGSIVHGDEMILITEYLPKGNMQDILRKRLDPPTALRYALDIARGMNYLHRHKPLPIVHNNLHLKNLLLDECGHLKIGEYWVQILDNQIYANQDCCQTNNGCNLISHLCHDISKDIYSFGLIFYQMLEGRQMSDRSSDSMHIKSVDLEKKMYTGRYPSRILQLIEDCTSTVTSTRPSFATVIEILEEVSLLSRKTGCPPCNKSKSPK, encoded by the exons ATGGAGATCAGTACAATATTGATGCGGCATAAAGATTCTTCATGTGGGCATTTTGACATGCAGATGATAGGCACTTTCTTGAGTTTCGCATCAAGGGGTGACAGAGTTGGTCTAAATCAGATGTTGAGGCGGGGAATTTCACCCAATGTGCAGGACTATGACAAAAGAACTGCTCTACATCTTGCTGCTAGCGAAGGACACGCCTCCATTGTTGAACTTCTTTTGGCTTACAAGGCTGATGTTAATCTCAAAGATAGATGGCGCCGGACT CCCTTAACAGATGCAAAGTTGTACGGGCACCGTGATATATGCAGGATCCTTGAGGTCTGTGGTGGCAAGGATTCCAACAGTGATCATCCTTTG ACTGTTCGGCATGAAGAGGATTCAGTTGAAGTGAATATTGACATATCTGAACTGAACTTGCAGCATTCATCAATAATTGAGCAG GGCTTATTTGGGGAGTCTGAAAAGGTCAAATGGCGTGGAACATGGGTGGTTAAAACAGTAATCAAAAG GGTTTTTTCTGCTAAGGTTAATACTTTACTGAGAGAACTTCGACATCCAAATATTTTACAGTTTCTTGGATCAATTGTACATGGTGATGAAATGATCTTGATCACAGAGTATTTGCCGAAA GGAAACATGCAAGATATTTTGAGAAAGCGTCTTGACCCCCCAACTGCATTGCGCTATGCACTTGACATAGCTAG GGGAATGAACTACCTCCATCGGCACAAGCCCTTGCCTATTGTTCACAATAACTTGCATCTGAA GAACTTGTTACTAGATGAATGTGGGCACTTAAAGATTGGTGAATATTGGGTTCAAATATTGGATAATCAGATATATGCAAATCAAGACTGTT GTCAAACAAACAACGGATGTAACTTAATCAGCCATTTGTGTCATGACATTAGCAAAGATATTTATTCATTTGGCCTCATCTTTTACCAG ATGCTGGAAGGAAGACAAATGAGTGACAGGAGTTCTGACTCCATGCATATAAAGTCTGTAGATTTGGAGAAAAAGATGTATACAGGTCGATACCCGAGTAGAATTCTTCA GTTAATAGAGGACTGCACAAGTACAGTTACTTCTACAAGGCCATCATTTGCTACAGTGATAGAAATCCTAGAAGAAGTCTCTTTACTATCAAGAAAAACAGGTTGCCCGCCGTGTAATAAAAGCAAAAGCCCCAAgtaa
- the LOC104645686 gene encoding uncharacterized protein, giving the protein MGNYISCTLSGPGGNKESRGIKVIFPCGEIRHFYEPIKAAEIMMETPNFFLVNTRSLHIGRRFSALNADEDLEMGNVYVMFPMKRVNSFVSAGDMGALLLTANSVSKRVSIGSLRILPEENYCTLPKLNLDDIEDFSSEEFKHRLSMCRSKKPLLETIAEEPVCLR; this is encoded by the coding sequence ATGGGTAACTATATTTCTTGCACTTTATCAGGGCCAGGAGGCAACAAAGAATCAAGAGGGATAAAAGTTATATTCCCATGTGGTGAAATTAGGCATTTTTATGAACCGATTAAAGCAGCAGAGATTATGATGGAAACTCCTAATTTCTTTCTTGTGAACACTCGATCACTTCATATTGGAAGGAGATTTTCTGCGTTAAATGCAGACGAAGATCTTGAAATGGGAAATGTTTATGTTATGTTTCCGATGAAAAGAGTGAATTCTTTTGTATCAGCAGGTGATATGGGTGCTCTGTTACTTACTGCGAACTCTGTTTCCAAAAGGGTGTCAATAGGGAGTTTAAGAATCTTGCCTGAAGAGAATTATTGTACTTTGCCTAAGTTGAATTTGGATGATATTGAAGATTTTTCAAGTGAAGAATTTAAGCATAGGTTATCTATGTGTAGATCGAAGAAGCCATTGTTGGAAACTATTGCTGAAGAACCAGTTTGTTTAAGATGA